One stretch of Thalassophryne amazonica chromosome 17, fThaAma1.1, whole genome shotgun sequence DNA includes these proteins:
- the rad23b gene encoding UV excision repair protein RAD23 homolog B isoform X3: MQITLKTLQQQTFKVDIDEEETVKTLKEKIEQEKGKDNFPLAGQKLIYAGKILSDETPLKEYKIDEKNFVVVMVTKPKVAPQPVPALSPTAPTLSTTAPEAPPASVSTSENQTVPVSTDDKPEEKPSVTAEPASTPVSSSETSMSTNLIDEAVSTLVTGISYDAMVTEMMLMGYEREQVVAALRASFNNPDRAVEYLLTGIPGRDRGHSTRREDAPPASGVPAVPAGGGSVPASTTSSTAGGNPLNFLRNQPQFHVMRQLIQQNAALLPALLQEIGRENPELLQEISNHQEQFIQMLNEPNPETAPAVSGGGAGGVVDLPAGAPSGGHTGYIQVTPQEKEAIERLKALGFPEGLVIQAYFACEKNENLAANFLLQQNFDDD, from the exons ATGCAGATAACCTTGAAGACTTTACAACAACAGACTTTTAAAGTCGACATCGACGAAGAGGAGACG GTGAAGACTTTAAAAGAGAAGATTGAACAGGAGAAAGGGAAGGACAATTTTCCCCTTGCCGGACAGAAACTGATATACGCTG GAAAAATTCTCAGTGATGAAACACCCCTCAAAGAATATAAAATTGATGAGAAGAACTTTGTGGTCGTCATGGTGACTAag CCTAAAGTAGCTCCACAACCT GTTCCTGCTCTGAGTCCTACAGCTCCCACTCTGAGTACCACAGCTCCTGAAGCACCACCTGCCTCGGTGTCCACCTCAGAAAACCAAACAGTTCCTGTCTCCACTGATGACAAACCAGAGGAGAAACCTTCAGTGACTGCTGAACCAGCTTCCACTCCAGTCAG TAGCTCTGAGACTTCAATGAGCACAAACTTAATTGATGAGGCAGTTTCAACTTTAG TGACGGGCATATCATATGACGCCATGGTGACCGAGATGATGCTTATGGGCTACGAGAGAGAGCAGGTAGTAGCTGCTCTCAGAGCGAGCTTCAACAATCCAGACAGAGCTGTGGAGTACCTGCTGACC GGCATCCCAGGTAGAGATCGAGGTCATTCAACAAGGCGTGAAGATGCTCCTCCAGCGAGCGGAGTTCCGGCTGTACCCGCAGGAGGTGGTAGTGTCCCCGCCAGCACGACCTCTTCTACAGCAGGAG GGAATCCTCTGAACTTCTTAAGAAATCAGCCTCAGTTCCACGTGATGCGTCAGCTGATCCAGCAGAATGCAGCGCTGCTTCCCGCCCTGCTGCAGGAGATCGGCAGGGAGAATCCTGAGCTCCTGCAG GAGATTAGCAACCACCAAGAACAGTTCATCCAAATGCTGAACGAACCCAATCCGGAAACAGCGCCGGCGGTCAGTGGAGGAGGAGCGGGGGGAGTAGTAGATTTACCAGCTGGCGCACCCAGTGGGGGTCACACGGGCTACATCCAGGTTACACCGCAGGAGAAGGAGGCCATTGAGAGG CTAAAGGCCTTAGGATTTCCAGAGGGACTTGTTATTCAAGCCTACTTTGCTTGTGAGAAGAATGAGAACTTGGCTGCAAACTTCCTTTTACAGCAGAATTTtgatgatgattaa
- the rad23b gene encoding UV excision repair protein RAD23 homolog B isoform X2, with the protein MQITLKTLQQQTFKVDIDEEETVKTLKEKIEQEKGKDNFPLAGQKLIYAGKILSDETPLKEYKIDEKNFVVVMVTKPKVAPQPPPAASAPSTTVPALSPTAPTLSTTAPEAPPASVSTSENQTVPVSTDDKPEEKPSVTAEPASTPVSSETSMSTNLIDEAVSTLVTGISYDAMVTEMMLMGYEREQVVAALRASFNNPDRAVEYLLTGIPGRDRGHSTRREDAPPASGVPAVPAGGGSVPASTTSSTAGGNPLNFLRNQPQFHVMRQLIQQNAALLPALLQEIGRENPELLQEISNHQEQFIQMLNEPNPETAPAVSGGGAGGVVDLPAGAPSGGHTGYIQVTPQEKEAIERLKALGFPEGLVIQAYFACEKNENLAANFLLQQNFDDD; encoded by the exons ATGCAGATAACCTTGAAGACTTTACAACAACAGACTTTTAAAGTCGACATCGACGAAGAGGAGACG GTGAAGACTTTAAAAGAGAAGATTGAACAGGAGAAAGGGAAGGACAATTTTCCCCTTGCCGGACAGAAACTGATATACGCTG GAAAAATTCTCAGTGATGAAACACCCCTCAAAGAATATAAAATTGATGAGAAGAACTTTGTGGTCGTCATGGTGACTAag CCTAAAGTAGCTCCACAACCTCCTCCTGCTGCATCTGCTCCCAGCACGACAGTTCCTGCTCTGAGTCCTACAGCTCCCACTCTGAGTACCACAGCTCCTGAAGCACCACCTGCCTCGGTGTCCACCTCAGAAAACCAAACAGTTCCTGTCTCCACTGATGACAAACCAGAGGAGAAACCTTCAGTGACTGCTGAACCAGCTTCCACTCCAGTCAG CTCTGAGACTTCAATGAGCACAAACTTAATTGATGAGGCAGTTTCAACTTTAG TGACGGGCATATCATATGACGCCATGGTGACCGAGATGATGCTTATGGGCTACGAGAGAGAGCAGGTAGTAGCTGCTCTCAGAGCGAGCTTCAACAATCCAGACAGAGCTGTGGAGTACCTGCTGACC GGCATCCCAGGTAGAGATCGAGGTCATTCAACAAGGCGTGAAGATGCTCCTCCAGCGAGCGGAGTTCCGGCTGTACCCGCAGGAGGTGGTAGTGTCCCCGCCAGCACGACCTCTTCTACAGCAGGAG GGAATCCTCTGAACTTCTTAAGAAATCAGCCTCAGTTCCACGTGATGCGTCAGCTGATCCAGCAGAATGCAGCGCTGCTTCCCGCCCTGCTGCAGGAGATCGGCAGGGAGAATCCTGAGCTCCTGCAG GAGATTAGCAACCACCAAGAACAGTTCATCCAAATGCTGAACGAACCCAATCCGGAAACAGCGCCGGCGGTCAGTGGAGGAGGAGCGGGGGGAGTAGTAGATTTACCAGCTGGCGCACCCAGTGGGGGTCACACGGGCTACATCCAGGTTACACCGCAGGAGAAGGAGGCCATTGAGAGG CTAAAGGCCTTAGGATTTCCAGAGGGACTTGTTATTCAAGCCTACTTTGCTTGTGAGAAGAATGAGAACTTGGCTGCAAACTTCCTTTTACAGCAGAATTTtgatgatgattaa
- the rad23b gene encoding UV excision repair protein RAD23 homolog B isoform X1, translating to MQITLKTLQQQTFKVDIDEEETVKTLKEKIEQEKGKDNFPLAGQKLIYAGKILSDETPLKEYKIDEKNFVVVMVTKPKVAPQPPPAASAPSTTVPALSPTAPTLSTTAPEAPPASVSTSENQTVPVSTDDKPEEKPSVTAEPASTPVSSSETSMSTNLIDEAVSTLVTGISYDAMVTEMMLMGYEREQVVAALRASFNNPDRAVEYLLTGIPGRDRGHSTRREDAPPASGVPAVPAGGGSVPASTTSSTAGGNPLNFLRNQPQFHVMRQLIQQNAALLPALLQEIGRENPELLQEISNHQEQFIQMLNEPNPETAPAVSGGGAGGVVDLPAGAPSGGHTGYIQVTPQEKEAIERLKALGFPEGLVIQAYFACEKNENLAANFLLQQNFDDD from the exons ATGCAGATAACCTTGAAGACTTTACAACAACAGACTTTTAAAGTCGACATCGACGAAGAGGAGACG GTGAAGACTTTAAAAGAGAAGATTGAACAGGAGAAAGGGAAGGACAATTTTCCCCTTGCCGGACAGAAACTGATATACGCTG GAAAAATTCTCAGTGATGAAACACCCCTCAAAGAATATAAAATTGATGAGAAGAACTTTGTGGTCGTCATGGTGACTAag CCTAAAGTAGCTCCACAACCTCCTCCTGCTGCATCTGCTCCCAGCACGACAGTTCCTGCTCTGAGTCCTACAGCTCCCACTCTGAGTACCACAGCTCCTGAAGCACCACCTGCCTCGGTGTCCACCTCAGAAAACCAAACAGTTCCTGTCTCCACTGATGACAAACCAGAGGAGAAACCTTCAGTGACTGCTGAACCAGCTTCCACTCCAGTCAG TAGCTCTGAGACTTCAATGAGCACAAACTTAATTGATGAGGCAGTTTCAACTTTAG TGACGGGCATATCATATGACGCCATGGTGACCGAGATGATGCTTATGGGCTACGAGAGAGAGCAGGTAGTAGCTGCTCTCAGAGCGAGCTTCAACAATCCAGACAGAGCTGTGGAGTACCTGCTGACC GGCATCCCAGGTAGAGATCGAGGTCATTCAACAAGGCGTGAAGATGCTCCTCCAGCGAGCGGAGTTCCGGCTGTACCCGCAGGAGGTGGTAGTGTCCCCGCCAGCACGACCTCTTCTACAGCAGGAG GGAATCCTCTGAACTTCTTAAGAAATCAGCCTCAGTTCCACGTGATGCGTCAGCTGATCCAGCAGAATGCAGCGCTGCTTCCCGCCCTGCTGCAGGAGATCGGCAGGGAGAATCCTGAGCTCCTGCAG GAGATTAGCAACCACCAAGAACAGTTCATCCAAATGCTGAACGAACCCAATCCGGAAACAGCGCCGGCGGTCAGTGGAGGAGGAGCGGGGGGAGTAGTAGATTTACCAGCTGGCGCACCCAGTGGGGGTCACACGGGCTACATCCAGGTTACACCGCAGGAGAAGGAGGCCATTGAGAGG CTAAAGGCCTTAGGATTTCCAGAGGGACTTGTTATTCAAGCCTACTTTGCTTGTGAGAAGAATGAGAACTTGGCTGCAAACTTCCTTTTACAGCAGAATTTtgatgatgattaa